Proteins found in one Mucilaginibacter gracilis genomic segment:
- a CDS encoding TraG family conjugative transposon ATPase, which yields MIPIEKILPIWKVEQGTMISMQGDQTIAYEVVLPEFGTQSGADFEAGHQAFVKAMRVFLPGTVFHKMDWFTRAVVKADAGRAKESLLAAASERHFAGRPYLEHRCYIFLTWQPAGRKLSSSAYANILRKSIAPVEPKDERLFQNFIATCGQFERILSDSGLFALKRLSDDELAGTANKPGIIERYLFLLRPGQQPVIRDIHIREEIRVGDQQLELYTLADAEDLPALCGSRIDYDQYSTDRTKYSIGFASPLGHLLDCNHIYNQFVFIGDAQRTIKALEAKKLRLQSLSAYSRENAISRDACNDFLNEAIAQQRLPVKAHFNVLAWSDNSGERTELKNLVGSAMAQLDAVCKQETDGAPQVWYAGMPGNEADFPMNDTFDTFAEQASCFFNLEGMSRSDASGLRLGDRAYGRPVHLDLFNAPMKSGLITNRNLFVCGSSGAGKSLAMNHLLRSLYDEGTHCVTVDIGGSYKGLCDAVGGYYFTYTEDNPIRFNPFYIGADDVLDVEKKESLKTLLLALWKKDSDNYTRSEYVAISGAINGYYEYLSVNPEVFPGFNSFYDYLMSEYMEVLQHGDVREKDFDLGNFVYVLNPYYKGGEFDYLLNARENLDLLNERFIVFELDNIKSHEILFPVVTIIIMEMFISKMRKLKGKRKILAIDEAWVAIAKSGMAHFIKFLYKTIRKFNGIAALITQEVEDLISSPIIKETVINLSDTKLLLDMRKFMNKFDQIQQVLGLSDKAKTMLLSLNKANEPGRNYREVFVDQGGQSMHVYRNELCLEEYLTYTTEEKEKLKVMEYAGKFGGIHPGIAALAADIRSGQTVL from the coding sequence ATGATCCCTATCGAAAAAATACTGCCCATCTGGAAGGTGGAGCAAGGGACGATGATCTCGATGCAGGGTGATCAAACGATCGCTTACGAGGTGGTGTTGCCGGAGTTCGGTACACAATCGGGAGCCGATTTCGAGGCCGGTCACCAGGCTTTTGTCAAAGCGATGCGGGTATTCCTGCCGGGTACGGTCTTTCATAAAATGGATTGGTTTACCAGGGCGGTGGTCAAGGCGGATGCGGGGCGGGCTAAAGAGAGTTTGCTGGCTGCGGCTTCGGAACGGCATTTCGCGGGTCGGCCTTATTTGGAGCACCGCTGCTATATCTTTCTGACCTGGCAGCCTGCGGGGCGGAAGCTGTCCAGTTCGGCTTATGCCAATATCCTGCGCAAGTCTATCGCGCCGGTGGAACCGAAGGATGAGCGTTTGTTCCAAAACTTTATCGCCACTTGCGGGCAGTTCGAGCGGATCCTGTCGGATAGTGGCTTGTTCGCTTTGAAACGTTTGTCGGATGATGAGCTGGCAGGTACGGCGAACAAACCTGGGATCATTGAGCGGTATTTGTTCTTGCTGAGGCCGGGACAGCAGCCGGTGATCCGGGATATCCATATCAGGGAGGAGATCAGGGTCGGTGACCAGCAGCTGGAACTGTATACGCTGGCCGATGCGGAAGACCTGCCCGCCCTTTGCGGGAGCAGGATCGATTATGATCAATATTCGACCGACCGGACGAAGTATAGCATCGGCTTCGCTTCGCCTTTGGGGCACCTATTGGACTGTAACCACATCTATAACCAGTTCGTGTTCATCGGCGATGCGCAGCGGACGATCAAGGCTTTGGAGGCGAAGAAGCTGCGTTTGCAGTCGCTTTCGGCTTACTCCCGGGAGAACGCGATCTCGCGGGATGCCTGTAACGATTTCCTGAATGAGGCGATCGCGCAGCAGCGCTTGCCGGTCAAGGCGCATTTCAATGTCCTGGCCTGGTCGGATAACAGCGGGGAAAGAACGGAACTGAAGAACCTTGTCGGTTCGGCGATGGCGCAGCTGGATGCGGTCTGCAAGCAGGAAACGGATGGCGCGCCGCAGGTCTGGTACGCGGGTATGCCGGGTAATGAGGCGGATTTTCCGATGAACGATACCTTCGATACGTTCGCCGAACAGGCGAGCTGCTTCTTTAACCTGGAAGGCATGAGCCGTTCGGACGCTTCGGGACTGCGTTTGGGTGACCGGGCTTACGGGAGGCCGGTACACCTTGACCTGTTCAATGCGCCGATGAAGAGCGGGCTGATCACCAACCGCAATTTATTTGTCTGCGGTAGTAGCGGAGCCGGTAAGAGCCTGGCGATGAACCACCTGCTGCGCAGCCTGTACGATGAGGGGACGCATTGCGTGACGGTCGATATCGGGGGCAGCTATAAAGGCTTATGTGATGCGGTGGGCGGTTATTATTTTACCTATACCGAGGATAACCCGATCCGTTTCAATCCTTTTTACATCGGCGCCGATGATGTTTTGGACGTGGAGAAGAAGGAAAGCCTGAAGACCTTATTATTGGCGCTTTGGAAGAAGGACAGCGATAATTATACCCGTTCGGAATACGTGGCGATCTCCGGTGCCATCAACGGTTATTATGAATACTTGTCGGTAAATCCCGAAGTTTTTCCGGGTTTCAACTCCTTTTATGATTACCTGATGAGCGAATACATGGAAGTCTTACAGCATGGCGATGTCAGGGAGAAAGATTTCGACTTAGGGAATTTTGTCTATGTCCTGAACCCTTATTACAAGGGAGGTGAGTTCGATTACCTGCTGAACGCGCGGGAGAACCTGGACCTGCTGAACGAACGCTTTATCGTTTTCGAGCTGGATAATATCAAGTCGCATGAGATCCTGTTCCCGGTGGTGACCATCATTATTATGGAAATGTTTATTTCCAAGATGCGGAAGCTCAAAGGCAAGCGCAAGATCCTGGCGATCGATGAGGCCTGGGTGGCGATCGCGAAGTCGGGTATGGCGCATTTCATCAAGTTTTTGTATAAGACCATCCGGAAGTTCAATGGGATCGCCGCGCTCATTACCCAGGAGGTGGAGGATCTGATCAGTTCGCCGATCATTAAGGAGACCGTGATCAACCTTTCCGATACCAAGCTGCTCCTGGATATGCGCAAGTTCATGAACAAGTTCGACCAGATCCAGCAGGTATTGGGCTTGTCGGATAAGGCCAAGACGATGCTGCTATCACTCAATAAAGCCAATGAGCCGGGCCGGAATTACCGGGAGGTCTTTGTGGATCAGGGCGGGCAAAGTATGCATGTTTACCGCAACGAGCTTTGTCTGGAGGAGTACCTGACCTATACTACGGAGGAAAAGGAGAAGCTGAAAGTGATGGAATATGCCGGGAAATTCGGCGGCATCCATCCCGGCATCGCCGCCCTGGCCGCTGATATCCGGTCGGGCCAAACGGTATTATAA
- a CDS encoding conjugal transfer protein TraI — protein sequence MHKKLRTYMVALPLSAMTILVALPSGANAQVIIAEVIKAAIKKVIKAIDLKVQRLQNKTIWLQNAQKVVENQLSKLKLDEISDWTEKQRKLYATYYDELVKVKSMIATYQRIKDLAETQTAIVKDYNWAIGLFGKDKHFTPEELTHMESVYKGILEESVKNLDQVFIVVNSFKTQMSDAKRLELINAAATRMDANYSDLREFNNQNITLSVQRSKSQLEVKQIKQLYGIN from the coding sequence ATGCATAAAAAATTAAGAACCTATATGGTGGCCCTGCCGCTTAGTGCCATGACGATCCTGGTCGCCTTGCCCTCCGGGGCGAATGCGCAGGTCATCATCGCCGAGGTGATCAAGGCGGCCATTAAGAAAGTGATCAAGGCGATCGACCTGAAGGTCCAGCGTTTGCAGAACAAGACGATCTGGTTGCAGAACGCCCAAAAGGTGGTGGAGAACCAGCTCTCCAAGCTGAAGCTGGACGAGATCTCGGACTGGACAGAGAAGCAGCGGAAGCTCTATGCCACCTATTATGATGAGCTGGTGAAGGTCAAATCCATGATCGCGACCTACCAGCGCATTAAAGACCTGGCAGAAACGCAAACCGCGATTGTCAAAGATTACAACTGGGCGATCGGCCTGTTCGGCAAGGACAAGCATTTCACGCCGGAGGAACTGACGCACATGGAGAGCGTCTATAAAGGAATTTTGGAAGAGAGCGTCAAAAACCTGGACCAGGTGTTTATCGTGGTCAATTCCTTTAAAACGCAGATGAGCGATGCCAAGAGGCTGGAACTGATCAACGCGGCGGCCACCCGTATGGATGCCAATTACAGCGATCTCCGGGAGTTCAATAACCAGAACATTACCCTGAGTGTCCAGCGATCCAAATCACAACTGGAAGTTAAACAGATCAAGCAGCTCTATGGGATCAATTGA
- a CDS encoding DUF932 domain-containing protein yields MILGSPKVQAQTFQEWWNQKATQKKYLLQQIAALQVYIGYLEKGYQVVNSGLNTVKDIMNGEFHLHDAYISSLKQVNPVVRNDKRVDEILAMQEYISEAFAKISNNGSLSVDQNSYVASVKAQVLTECSSDIDELVLVITAGKVETAGALGNAEVIFITAKLPEYIRVGRNDLIEQYLMLTSSHDGSGSINIAFTPIRICCNNTLNAALKNNSGILKIRHTASATDKLKQAHKLLGITNMLSIEMEAIYNRWARVRITDPELKRLIQMAMVPNKEVLQKLRTGQEDELSTTYNLSMVEIQRSISLRSYCLVSSPLRFSSYTKLSGNRSFARHSTAVKAIVIAD; encoded by the coding sequence TTGATCCTTGGTTCTCCCAAGGTTCAGGCCCAGACTTTCCAGGAGTGGTGGAACCAAAAGGCTACGCAAAAGAAATACCTGTTACAGCAGATCGCGGCCCTACAAGTCTATATCGGGTATTTGGAGAAAGGGTACCAGGTCGTGAATTCCGGCCTGAATACGGTAAAGGATATCATGAATGGGGAGTTTCATTTGCATGATGCCTACATCAGTTCACTGAAGCAAGTGAACCCGGTGGTTAGGAATGATAAGCGCGTCGATGAGATCCTGGCCATGCAGGAATACATCAGCGAAGCTTTTGCCAAGATCAGTAACAACGGGTCCTTATCGGTCGATCAGAATAGCTATGTCGCTTCGGTCAAGGCCCAGGTCTTAACCGAGTGTAGTTCAGATATCGATGAGTTGGTTTTGGTGATCACTGCGGGTAAAGTGGAAACCGCCGGGGCTTTGGGTAATGCAGAAGTTATCTTTATCACCGCCAAACTACCCGAATATATCCGTGTGGGGCGTAATGATTTAATAGAACAGTATTTAATGCTCACATCTTCGCATGACGGTTCGGGCAGTATCAATATTGCGTTTACGCCGATAAGGATATGTTGCAATAACACACTTAATGCCGCCTTAAAAAACAATTCGGGTATCCTAAAAATACGGCATACCGCCAGCGCGACTGATAAATTGAAACAAGCTCATAAGCTTTTAGGTATCACCAATATGCTATCCATTGAAATGGAGGCCATTTATAACCGGTGGGCAAGGGTACGCATCACCGACCCGGAATTAAAAAGACTGATACAAATGGCGATGGTGCCAAATAAAGAAGTACTGCAAAAATTGCGCACAGGTCAGGAAGATGAATTATCAACTACTTATAACTTATCTATGGTTGAAATCCAACGTTCTATTTCCTTACGATCATATTGCCTCGTTTCCTCGCCTTTACGTTTTTCCTCATATACAAAGTTATCTGGCAACAGATCATTCGCCAGGCACTCTACTGCCGTAAAAGCAATCGTTATTGCAGACTGA
- a CDS encoding transcriptional regulator: METKKVLTRDNIPTEELSATVIKPHKGIRLEYKEVYYLDFAVDEETGMINKNVKEKHYTKSQMERNLKALKNAYHIAKGAASPDEIIFFREKYKIAASTFSIILGFSKNTITNIETEGITSLSTGRLIKICIENKNVITRYVQLCDSLDQRKRDELSKRIMEEYA, from the coding sequence ATGGAAACAAAGAAAGTATTGACAAGAGACAACATTCCGACTGAAGAGTTGAGTGCGACGGTCATTAAACCACATAAAGGTATTCGCTTAGAATACAAGGAGGTCTACTATCTGGATTTTGCTGTTGATGAAGAGACCGGGATGATCAATAAAAATGTCAAAGAGAAGCATTATACAAAAAGCCAAATGGAAAGAAATCTGAAGGCGCTGAAAAACGCCTATCATATTGCCAAAGGTGCAGCTTCACCGGACGAGATCATATTTTTTCGGGAAAAATACAAGATCGCGGCTTCTACTTTTAGTATTATACTGGGCTTTAGTAAAAACACCATTACTAATATTGAAACGGAGGGGATTACATCTTTATCGACCGGTCGCCTGATTAAAATATGCATTGAAAATAAAAATGTCATTACCCGCTACGTGCAATTGTGTGATTCATTAGATCAGCGCAAAAGAGATGAACTCTCCAAACGGATTATGGAAGAATATGCCTAG
- a CDS encoding relaxase/mobilization nuclease domain-containing protein yields the protein MVAKIITGKNIRGLLLYNENKVEAHKAELIMASRFGGDIEQLGFKNKLARFEHLTMLNSRVKTNALHIMLNFNTSEKIGTPKLQQIAAAYMEKIGFGDQPYLVYRHNDAAHDHLHIVSTNMQMDGKRIDLHNIGRLLSEPARKELEVAYGLVKAEGKGLKEALGIKPIDIEKAVYGKTPTKRAISNVVGEVTATYKFTSVAELNAVLKQFNVVADRGREDTLMFEKKGLIYSILDQQGHKIGIPFKASSLNGKPTLKNLETKFERNRERRKPFKEDLKKRIDTVFGKYTFNWQRGPF from the coding sequence ATGGTTGCAAAAATAATCACCGGCAAAAATATCAGGGGCTTGTTATTGTATAACGAGAACAAGGTGGAGGCCCACAAAGCCGAACTCATCATGGCCAGCCGCTTTGGCGGCGACATCGAACAACTGGGTTTCAAGAACAAACTCGCACGTTTCGAGCACCTGACCATGCTCAATAGCCGGGTGAAGACCAACGCGCTGCACATCATGCTGAACTTCAATACCTCCGAAAAGATCGGCACGCCTAAGCTCCAGCAGATCGCGGCCGCCTATATGGAAAAAATTGGTTTCGGCGACCAACCTTACCTGGTATACCGGCACAACGATGCGGCCCACGATCACCTGCATATCGTTAGCACCAATATGCAAATGGATGGCAAACGTATTGACCTGCACAACATCGGCAGGCTCTTATCGGAACCGGCCCGTAAAGAACTGGAAGTAGCATATGGCCTGGTCAAAGCGGAAGGCAAGGGCTTAAAGGAAGCCTTGGGCATCAAACCCATTGATATCGAGAAAGCGGTCTATGGTAAAACGCCGACCAAAAGGGCGATCAGCAATGTGGTCGGCGAAGTAACCGCCACTTATAAATTTACTTCTGTAGCCGAGTTGAACGCCGTTCTGAAACAGTTCAATGTGGTTGCAGACCGCGGCCGGGAAGATACCCTGATGTTTGAAAAGAAGGGCTTGATCTATTCCATCCTAGATCAGCAGGGCCATAAGATCGGTATCCCTTTTAAGGCCAGCAGCCTGAACGGTAAGCCAACATTAAAAAACCTGGAAACAAAGTTTGAGCGGAACAGAGAGCGACGTAAGCCTTTCAAGGAGGATCTGAAAAAGCGCATTGACACGGTATTCGGTAAATACACTTTCAACTGGCAAAGGGGACCTTTTTGA
- the mobC gene encoding plasmid mobilization relaxosome protein MobC gives MSRKKAEDQDEILSHPIIMRVTEKQFNKLEQILANSNCQSIGEVARMILQKQRILYFHKDISLNGPMEELSCIRKELKAIGININQLTRSFHTSKQEGQQNFFILKVAERYEKVEEKVDRLLIIISQLSAKWLQK, from the coding sequence ATGAGCCGTAAAAAAGCCGAAGACCAAGACGAAATATTGAGCCATCCCATTATCATGCGGGTGACCGAAAAACAGTTTAACAAACTGGAACAGATCCTAGCCAACAGCAACTGCCAGTCTATAGGGGAAGTGGCCCGGATGATCCTGCAAAAGCAACGCATCCTTTACTTCCATAAGGATATCAGTTTGAACGGGCCAATGGAAGAATTAAGCTGCATCCGTAAAGAACTTAAAGCCATCGGCATCAATATCAATCAACTCACCCGCAGTTTCCATACGTCCAAACAGGAAGGACAGCAAAATTTTTTTATCCTGAAGGTAGCCGAACGCTATGAAAAGGTGGAAGAAAAAGTGGACAGGTTACTCATCATCATCTCCCAATTATCCGCGAAATGGTTGCAAAAATAA
- a CDS encoding recombinase family protein, with the protein MSAADLYIRVSTDEQADKGYSQRNQEEMLRRYCEQHAIEVREVIREDHSAKTFNRPAWKSYLLRLKKKRWQDGQLVLFTKWDRFSRNAGDAYQMISLLRSFGVEPQAIDQPLDLAIPENKMMLAFYLAAPEVENDRRALNVLQGMRRARKEGRWVSSAPIGYANLSAADGRKYIAAKYPAADIIRWVFEEIRKQEFHTEQVWKIAVKKGLKTGRNNFYKLIRNPIYCGKIIVPALKDEPAYWAEGQHEGLISETLFKDVQLILSGRRKKKRQFFVPGQLPLRGFIRCSCDRVLSGSASKGRNAYYYYYHGFRSCPCRYKAEEVHSAFIALLNQFKAQAKFGSVFRAVVKERLAVKQGISASQRETLVQKIKSLQERIHQARDLMLSGDLEPVDYQQIKIEGEAQLGSMQSTLDELPDLDLQLDDIFSQPKNTLPELSRAFKLADTEHKRKLTGMLFPGKLTYTGRAVFYDRTFWVLEKVYVASAI; encoded by the coding sequence ATGAGTGCAGCAGACCTTTATATCCGGGTATCCACCGACGAACAGGCCGATAAGGGCTATTCCCAGCGCAACCAGGAAGAAATGCTGCGCCGGTATTGTGAGCAACATGCCATTGAAGTTCGTGAGGTGATCCGGGAGGACCATTCCGCGAAAACCTTTAACCGCCCGGCCTGGAAAAGCTATTTGTTACGGCTAAAAAAAAAGCGCTGGCAGGATGGGCAACTTGTCCTGTTCACCAAATGGGACCGTTTTAGCCGTAATGCCGGGGACGCCTACCAGATGATCAGTCTGTTGCGTAGCTTTGGTGTGGAACCTCAGGCGATCGATCAGCCGCTGGATTTGGCTATCCCGGAAAATAAAATGATGCTGGCCTTTTACCTGGCGGCACCCGAGGTCGAGAATGACCGCAGGGCGCTGAACGTACTCCAGGGTATGCGCCGTGCCCGGAAAGAAGGGCGCTGGGTGTCATCGGCGCCGATCGGGTACGCCAATCTCAGCGCCGCCGATGGCCGTAAATATATCGCTGCTAAATACCCGGCTGCCGACATTATCCGCTGGGTCTTCGAAGAGATCCGGAAACAGGAATTCCATACCGAACAGGTCTGGAAAATAGCGGTCAAGAAGGGTTTAAAGACCGGGCGGAACAATTTCTACAAGCTCATCCGTAACCCGATCTATTGTGGCAAGATCATCGTACCGGCCTTGAAGGACGAGCCTGCTTATTGGGCAGAGGGGCAACACGAAGGTTTAATTTCGGAGACGCTATTTAAAGATGTTCAGTTGATCCTCAGCGGAAGACGTAAAAAGAAACGCCAGTTTTTCGTTCCCGGTCAACTGCCGCTACGTGGATTTATCCGTTGTTCCTGCGACCGGGTACTATCAGGTAGCGCAAGTAAAGGCAGGAACGCCTATTATTACTACTATCACGGCTTTCGCTCCTGTCCATGCAGATATAAAGCCGAAGAGGTGCATAGCGCGTTTATAGCGCTTTTAAATCAGTTCAAGGCACAGGCCAAATTCGGCTCTGTATTTCGCGCGGTCGTTAAGGAACGATTGGCCGTCAAACAAGGGATCAGCGCCAGCCAGCGCGAAACGCTTGTTCAAAAAATCAAATCATTGCAGGAGCGAATCCATCAAGCGAGGGATCTGATGCTTTCGGGTGATCTGGAGCCAGTTGATTACCAGCAGATCAAAATTGAGGGCGAGGCCCAATTGGGAAGTATGCAAAGCACGCTGGATGAACTGCCTGATCTGGACTTGCAGCTGGACGACATCTTCTCCCAGCCCAAGAATACATTACCTGAGCTGTCAAGGGCGTTCAAATTAGCAGACACGGAACATAAACGAAAATTGACCGGGATGCTTTTTCCGGGGAAGTTGACTTACACAGGGCGCGCCGTTTTTTACGACCGGACCTTCTGGGTCTTGGAGAAAGTTTATGTTGCCAGCGCTATATAG
- a CDS encoding CHC2 zinc finger domain-containing protein, translated as MIPAEFIASVQSKTDLVELVSEFSELTLVGKQFVGPCPLHGGTGDTFTVSIEKQIYKCFKCGQGGNAIRFMVAYKKLSFPDAVIFLAKRLKMDIPDFEGQ; from the coding sequence ATGATACCAGCAGAATTTATCGCAAGCGTACAATCAAAAACGGACCTGGTCGAACTCGTTTCTGAGTTTAGCGAGTTGACTTTAGTGGGTAAACAGTTCGTAGGCCCTTGTCCCCTACATGGCGGAACGGGTGATACTTTCACCGTTTCTATAGAAAAGCAGATTTACAAATGCTTTAAATGTGGCCAAGGTGGTAATGCGATCCGTTTTATGGTCGCGTATAAAAAGTTGAGTTTTCCTGACGCGGTGATCTTTCTGGCAAAACGTTTGAAAATGGACATCCCTGATTTTGAGGGGCAATGA
- a CDS encoding alpha/beta hydrolase: MSKFDLYQNSDKRCNSYAGAYRINNLTFVFFIIPLFFSFKATAQKAEPIKSDRGEVVTIHSGILNEDRRILIYTPKDTANPEKKYPVIYVLETDNHFAQMVEYAKYLSRQDVSVIPPLIVVGITNTDRSRDLTPSHSIVDYSGKPDTTAHAPYKNSGGNEHFLQFIQKELMPYVNSNYKTQPYRIFAGHSFGALTTINCLINYPDMFDAYIAVSPSFWWDQKFLLKLADKKLKAGSTLSKTLFFADGNEDSSSPGSPFHTAVLKFDSLLKKRNIKGLDFEYMPYPSESHMTVPIKAYYDGLRFIYHQWQLPPVSDEKINPEIIIDHYKGLSQRFGYPILPDEAYINNLAQWLVKNPETLNNGIKLLEMNTINYPSSSRAFAALGAAYALKGEKQKAIASYKKASELNPTSNQIKSLIQELQQ, translated from the coding sequence ATGTCGAAATTTGACCTTTATCAAAACTCGGACAAACGCTGCAACAGTTATGCCGGGGCCTACCGCATCAATAATCTCACGTTCGTGTTTTTTATTATTCCGCTTTTTTTTTCATTTAAAGCAACTGCTCAAAAGGCCGAACCAATTAAGTCTGATCGGGGAGAAGTTGTAACGATACATTCCGGCATTCTAAACGAAGATCGAAGGATACTGATCTACACACCGAAAGACACTGCCAATCCCGAGAAAAAATATCCGGTGATCTATGTTCTGGAGACCGACAATCATTTCGCCCAGATGGTAGAATATGCTAAATACCTCAGCCGGCAAGATGTATCTGTCATTCCGCCACTGATTGTTGTAGGGATAACAAATACGGACCGTAGCCGTGACCTTACTCCATCTCACAGCATTGTTGATTATTCTGGGAAACCGGATACCACTGCTCATGCTCCGTATAAGAATAGCGGAGGAAATGAGCATTTTTTGCAATTTATTCAGAAAGAACTCATGCCCTATGTCAATTCAAATTACAAAACTCAACCTTACCGCATTTTTGCAGGGCACTCATTCGGAGCGCTGACTACCATCAACTGCCTCATTAATTATCCGGATATGTTTGATGCATACATTGCCGTGAGCCCATCCTTTTGGTGGGATCAGAAATTCTTGCTGAAGCTCGCGGACAAAAAATTGAAAGCAGGATCAACTTTGTCGAAAACGCTTTTTTTTGCCGATGGCAATGAAGATTCTTCTTCACCCGGATCACCGTTTCATACCGCTGTGTTAAAGTTTGATTCCTTGCTCAAAAAGCGAAACATCAAAGGATTAGATTTCGAATATATGCCCTATCCAAGTGAGAGCCATATGACTGTTCCTATTAAGGCATACTATGACGGACTTCGATTTATCTATCACCAATGGCAACTTCCTCCGGTAAGTGATGAAAAGATCAATCCTGAGATCATTATAGACCATTATAAAGGATTATCGCAAAGGTTTGGGTATCCTATTTTGCCCGACGAAGCATATATCAACAACTTGGCGCAATGGTTAGTGAAAAATCCGGAAACCCTAAATAATGGCATTAAGCTACTGGAAATGAATACAATTAATTACCCGTCTTCTTCGAGAGCCTTTGCCGCTTTGGGCGCAGCTTATGCTTTGAAAGGAGAAAAGCAAAAAGCCATCGCTTCGTACAAAAAAGCCAGCGAGTTGAATCCCACGTCAAATCAAATTAAATCACTCATACAGGAGTTGCAGCAATAA